A single window of Jiangella alkaliphila DNA harbors:
- a CDS encoding enoyl-CoA hydratase/isomerase family protein, translating into MSENLVRLEVADGVGTIRLDRPPMNALDAAMQDGLLAAAAEVTERRDVRAVVVYGGEKVFAAGADIKEMARWSYTDMVDRSVALQAAFTAIARIPKPTVAAVTGYALGGGCELTLACDLRFVAADAKLGQPEILLGLIPGAGGTQRLARLVGPSKAKDLIFTGRMVGADEALAIGLVDRVVPAGEDVYAAAVAWAAKFASGPAYALRAAKEAIDRGLSTDLDTGLELERQQFAGLFATDDRTTGMRSFIENGPGKAAFEGR; encoded by the coding sequence ATGAGTGAGAACCTGGTGCGGCTGGAGGTCGCGGACGGCGTCGGGACCATCCGGCTGGACCGGCCGCCGATGAACGCCCTGGACGCCGCCATGCAGGACGGCCTGCTGGCGGCCGCGGCCGAGGTGACCGAGCGGCGCGACGTCCGCGCCGTCGTCGTCTACGGCGGCGAGAAGGTCTTCGCGGCCGGCGCCGACATCAAAGAGATGGCCCGCTGGTCCTACACCGACATGGTCGACCGTTCGGTGGCGCTGCAGGCCGCGTTCACCGCGATCGCCCGCATCCCGAAGCCGACCGTCGCCGCCGTCACAGGCTACGCGCTGGGCGGCGGCTGTGAGCTGACGCTCGCCTGCGACCTGCGCTTCGTCGCCGCCGACGCGAAGCTGGGCCAGCCCGAGATCCTGCTCGGGCTGATCCCCGGCGCCGGCGGCACCCAGCGGCTGGCCCGGCTTGTCGGCCCGTCGAAGGCGAAGGACCTGATCTTCACCGGCCGCATGGTCGGCGCCGACGAGGCGCTGGCGATCGGCCTGGTCGACCGCGTCGTGCCCGCGGGGGAGGACGTCTACGCGGCGGCCGTCGCATGGGCGGCGAAGTTCGCCTCAGGCCCCGCGTACGCGCTGCGGGCGGCCAAGGAGGCCATCGACCGCGGCCTGTCGACCGACCTCGACACCGGCCTGGAGCTGGAGCGCCAGCAGTTCGCCGGGCTGTTCGCCACCGACGACCGCACCACCGGCATGCGCTCGTTCATCGAGAACGGCCCCGGCAAGGCCGCGTTCGAGGGCCGATGA
- the glgX gene encoding glycogen debranching protein GlgX, whose protein sequence is MEPWPGHWTPLGATYDVAATNFALWAPDAEQVEVCLFDEDGAETRLVLPNRTFDIWHGAVPGVRLGQRYGFRVHGPWDPATGRRFNPAKLLTDPHARAVDGALTAHPAVYGHVRPSMEEGGDHRVRDDRDSAPYVPKSVVVDVHPFDWRGDAPPRVPWAETVLYETHVRGFTMRHPDVPEELRGTYAGLAHPAAIEYLTSLGITTVELLPVHQYVSEPDFLHRGSLNYWGYNTLAFFAPHNAYSASGTRGQQVDEFKAMVRALHEAGLEVILDVVYNHTAEQGDGGPTLSYRGIANEAYYHVDPADRSRYLDYTGTGNTFRVAHPQVLGLVMDSLRYWVGEMHVDGFRFDLASALARSMHDVDMLGSFMTVIGQDPVLREVKLIAEPWDIGPGGYQVGEFPHLWTEWNDRYRDSVRDHWRGAAAGVRDLAYRLSGSSDLYADDRRRPYASINYVTAHDGFTMRDVVSYDRKHNEANGEENRDGTNDNRSWNHGVEGDADGALRELRSRQVKNMLTTMLLSTGVPMLLSGDELGRTQRGNNNAYCQDNEISWIDWSLAAEYPELLEHVRRLLRFRRAHPVVRQRRFFEGVPVVEGGRKDIAWFAPSGAEMTEAEWHDGSLRTLGMYLNGEGIRSRGVRGEPILDESFLLYVHAGADDLDVRLPGRFWATSYEVVLDTAAAGTDGRRHRAAARVRLAGRSCLLLRVID, encoded by the coding sequence ATGGAGCCTTGGCCCGGTCACTGGACCCCGCTCGGAGCCACCTACGACGTGGCGGCCACGAACTTCGCCCTCTGGGCGCCCGACGCGGAGCAGGTCGAGGTCTGCCTGTTCGACGAGGACGGCGCCGAGACCCGGCTGGTGCTGCCCAACCGCACCTTCGACATCTGGCACGGCGCGGTCCCCGGCGTGCGCCTCGGCCAGCGGTACGGGTTCCGGGTGCACGGCCCGTGGGACCCCGCCACCGGCCGCCGGTTCAACCCCGCGAAGCTGCTCACCGACCCGCACGCCCGCGCCGTCGACGGCGCGCTCACCGCGCACCCGGCGGTGTACGGCCACGTCCGCCCGTCCATGGAGGAGGGCGGCGACCACCGTGTCCGCGACGACCGCGACTCCGCCCCGTACGTCCCGAAGTCGGTGGTCGTCGACGTCCACCCGTTCGACTGGCGCGGCGACGCTCCCCCGCGGGTGCCGTGGGCCGAGACCGTCCTCTACGAGACGCACGTGCGCGGCTTCACCATGCGCCACCCCGACGTGCCCGAGGAACTGCGCGGCACCTACGCCGGCCTCGCCCACCCGGCCGCCATCGAGTACCTCACCAGCCTCGGCATCACCACCGTCGAGCTGCTGCCGGTGCACCAGTACGTCAGCGAGCCCGACTTCCTGCACCGCGGCTCGCTCAACTACTGGGGCTACAACACGCTGGCGTTCTTCGCGCCGCACAACGCCTACTCGGCGTCGGGCACGCGCGGCCAGCAGGTCGACGAGTTCAAGGCGATGGTCCGCGCGCTGCACGAGGCCGGGCTCGAGGTCATCCTCGACGTCGTCTACAACCACACCGCCGAGCAGGGCGACGGCGGCCCGACGCTGTCCTACCGCGGCATCGCGAACGAGGCGTACTACCACGTCGACCCCGCCGACCGGTCCCGCTACCTCGACTACACCGGCACCGGCAACACCTTCCGCGTCGCCCACCCGCAGGTGCTCGGCCTGGTCATGGACTCGCTGCGGTACTGGGTCGGCGAGATGCACGTCGACGGGTTCCGCTTCGACCTCGCGTCGGCGCTGGCCCGGTCGATGCACGACGTCGACATGCTCGGCTCGTTCATGACCGTCATCGGGCAGGACCCGGTGCTGCGCGAGGTGAAGCTGATCGCCGAGCCGTGGGACATCGGCCCCGGCGGCTACCAGGTCGGCGAGTTCCCGCACCTGTGGACCGAGTGGAACGACCGCTACCGCGACTCCGTCCGCGACCACTGGCGCGGCGCCGCGGCCGGCGTCCGCGACCTCGCCTACCGGCTGTCCGGCTCGTCCGACCTCTACGCCGACGACCGCCGCCGCCCGTACGCGTCCATCAACTACGTCACCGCGCACGACGGCTTCACCATGCGCGACGTCGTCTCCTACGACCGCAAGCACAACGAGGCCAACGGCGAGGAGAACCGCGACGGGACGAACGACAACCGCTCGTGGAACCACGGCGTCGAAGGCGACGCCGACGGGGCGCTGCGCGAGCTGCGGTCGCGTCAGGTGAAGAACATGCTGACGACGATGCTGCTGTCGACCGGCGTGCCGATGCTGCTCTCCGGCGACGAGCTGGGCCGCACGCAGCGGGGCAACAACAACGCGTACTGCCAGGACAACGAGATCAGCTGGATCGACTGGTCGCTGGCGGCCGAGTACCCGGAGCTGCTCGAGCACGTCCGCCGGCTGCTGAGGTTTCGCCGCGCCCACCCGGTCGTCCGGCAGCGGCGGTTCTTCGAGGGCGTCCCGGTCGTCGAGGGCGGCCGCAAGGACATCGCCTGGTTCGCCCCGTCCGGCGCGGAGATGACCGAGGCCGAGTGGCACGACGGGTCGCTGCGCACGCTCGGCATGTACCTCAACGGCGAGGGCATCCGGTCCCGCGGGGTGCGCGGCGAGCCGATCCTGGACGAGTCGTTCCTGCTGTACGTCCACGCCGGCGCCGACGACCTCGACGTGCGGCTGCCGGGCCGGTTCTGGGCGACGTCGTACGAGGTCGTGCTGGACACCGCGGCCGCCGGGACGGACGGCCGGCGGCACCGCGCAGCCGCCCGGGTGCGGCTGGCCGGGCGCAGCTGTCTGCTGTTGCGCGTGATCGACTGA
- a CDS encoding COG4315 family predicted lipoprotein — protein sequence MALLALSACGSESSSDSGGDDTQTVDGIVGTREIPDFATVLTDADGNTLYTTDAEADGTILCVDGCVDFWPPLEMTASEVPSGVDGVDGEFGVIARPDGSDQLTLDGRPLYTFADDSGPGSFVGDGFEDDFQGTHFVWHAVTTDGSTSDSDQGGGYTY from the coding sequence GTGGCCCTGCTTGCACTGAGCGCGTGCGGCTCCGAGTCGTCCTCCGATTCCGGCGGCGACGACACGCAGACGGTGGACGGCATCGTCGGCACCCGGGAGATCCCGGACTTCGCGACCGTCCTCACCGACGCCGACGGCAACACGCTCTACACGACGGACGCCGAGGCCGACGGCACCATCCTGTGCGTCGACGGCTGCGTGGACTTCTGGCCGCCCCTCGAGATGACCGCCTCCGAGGTCCCGTCCGGCGTCGACGGCGTGGACGGCGAGTTCGGCGTGATCGCGCGGCCGGACGGCTCCGACCAGCTCACCCTCGACGGCCGCCCCCTCTACACCTTCGCCGACGACTCCGGCCCCGGCTCGTTCGTCGGCGACGGCTTCGAGGACGACTTCCAGGGCACCCACTTCGTCTGGCACGCCGTCACCACCGACGGCTCGACGTCCGACAGCGACCAAGGCGGCGGCTACACCTACTGA
- the glgP gene encoding alpha-glucan family phosphorylase, with the protein MRAIRRLMVRTVLPEPLAALGDLVTNLRWSWHQPTQELFSAVEPRLWAEVGHDPVRLLGEVRPERLAELAADPAFLGLVRAAHDDLQQYLTEARWYQDHDGRAPRGVAYFSPEFGITHVLPQYSGGLGILAGDHLKAASDLGVPIIGVGLLYRHGYFVQSLSREGWQQERYPVVDPDNLPLVRLREPDGKPAHITVGMPGGRVLTAAVWVAQVGRVPLLLLDSYIDDNGPAERDVTDRLYGGSREHRLLQEMLLGVGGVRAVRAYCRITGAAAPEVFHTNEGHAGFLGLERIRELVEERGLTYEAALEFTRAGTVFTTHTPVPAGIDRFPLDLVEQHFGGDNASPGLPVEQILALGTEDYEGGDRSVFNMAVMGLRLASRANGVSTLHGEVSRGMFAGLWASFDQREVPIGSITNGVHAPTWVAPEILRLEEKAIAGGGWKAATATVSDADLWSTKRALRARLVESARTRLRYSWHGRGAGEAELGWIDDVLDPGILTIGFARRVPSYKRLTLMLRDAGRLKALLLHPERPVQFVIAGKAHPADDGGKRMIQEMVRFADDPEIRHRIVFLPDYGIGMAQALYPGCDVWLNNPLRPYEACGTSGMKAALNAGLNLSIRDGWWDEWSDGVNGWDIPSAEGVDDPSYRDELEATALYELLENEIGPRFYDVDGDDIPRRWVEQLRHTLTTLGPKVQATRMVRDYVEQLYTPAADSSRSLNSDFDGAVSLADWKEQVRAAWPLVRVDHVETTTVDTFERGQTLQVHAFVTLGTLTPSDVSVQVVHGPVDDGDNLREPAVTPMTMSERQDDGGYRFDGEVPLDRTGAFGYTVRVVPKHPLLSDDSELGLAALPE; encoded by the coding sequence GTGCGTGCGATTCGACGACTCATGGTCCGTACCGTCCTCCCCGAGCCGCTCGCCGCGCTCGGCGATCTCGTCACGAACCTGCGGTGGTCGTGGCATCAGCCGACGCAGGAACTGTTCTCCGCCGTCGAACCGCGGCTGTGGGCCGAGGTCGGACACGACCCCGTCCGGCTGCTCGGCGAGGTGCGGCCCGAACGACTGGCCGAGCTGGCCGCCGACCCCGCCTTCCTGGGCCTGGTCAGGGCGGCCCACGACGACCTCCAGCAGTACCTGACCGAGGCGCGTTGGTACCAGGACCACGACGGACGCGCGCCGCGGGGCGTCGCGTACTTCTCGCCCGAGTTCGGCATCACCCACGTGCTGCCGCAGTACTCCGGCGGCCTCGGCATCCTGGCCGGCGACCACCTGAAGGCGGCCAGCGACCTCGGCGTGCCGATCATCGGCGTCGGGCTGCTCTACCGGCACGGGTACTTCGTGCAGTCGCTGTCGCGCGAGGGCTGGCAGCAGGAGCGCTACCCCGTCGTCGACCCCGACAACCTGCCGCTGGTCAGGCTGCGCGAGCCGGACGGCAAGCCGGCGCACATCACCGTCGGCATGCCCGGCGGGCGGGTGCTCACGGCGGCCGTCTGGGTGGCGCAGGTAGGCCGGGTGCCGCTGCTGCTGCTCGACTCCTACATCGACGACAACGGCCCGGCCGAGCGCGACGTCACCGACCGGCTCTACGGCGGCAGCCGCGAGCACCGGCTGCTGCAGGAGATGCTGCTCGGCGTGGGCGGCGTGCGGGCGGTGCGGGCGTACTGCCGCATCACCGGCGCAGCGGCGCCCGAGGTGTTCCACACCAACGAGGGGCACGCCGGCTTCCTCGGCCTGGAGCGCATCCGTGAGCTGGTCGAGGAGCGCGGGCTGACGTACGAGGCGGCGCTGGAGTTCACCCGCGCCGGCACCGTCTTCACCACGCACACCCCGGTGCCCGCCGGCATCGACCGGTTCCCGCTCGACCTCGTCGAGCAGCACTTCGGCGGCGACAACGCCAGCCCGGGCCTGCCGGTCGAGCAGATCCTCGCGCTCGGCACCGAGGACTACGAGGGCGGCGACCGGTCCGTCTTCAACATGGCCGTCATGGGGCTGCGGCTGGCGTCGCGCGCGAACGGCGTCAGCACGCTGCACGGCGAGGTCAGCCGCGGCATGTTCGCCGGGCTGTGGGCGTCGTTCGACCAGCGCGAGGTGCCGATCGGGTCGATCACCAACGGCGTGCACGCGCCGACGTGGGTGGCGCCGGAGATCCTGCGGCTGGAGGAGAAGGCGATCGCCGGCGGCGGCTGGAAGGCCGCCACGGCCACCGTCTCCGACGCCGACCTGTGGTCGACGAAGCGCGCGCTGCGGGCTCGGCTGGTCGAGTCGGCCCGCACGCGGCTGCGCTACTCCTGGCACGGCCGCGGCGCCGGCGAGGCCGAGCTGGGCTGGATCGACGACGTCCTCGACCCCGGCATCCTCACCATCGGCTTCGCCCGCCGGGTGCCGTCGTACAAGCGGCTCACGCTCATGCTGCGCGACGCCGGCCGGCTGAAGGCGCTGCTGCTGCACCCGGAGCGTCCGGTCCAGTTCGTCATCGCCGGCAAGGCGCACCCGGCCGACGACGGCGGCAAGAGGATGATCCAGGAGATGGTCCGCTTCGCCGACGACCCGGAGATCAGGCACCGCATCGTGTTCCTGCCGGACTACGGCATCGGCATGGCGCAGGCGCTGTACCCCGGCTGCGACGTGTGGTTGAACAACCCGCTGCGCCCGTATGAGGCGTGCGGCACGTCCGGCATGAAGGCGGCGCTCAACGCCGGGCTGAACCTGTCCATCCGCGACGGCTGGTGGGACGAGTGGTCCGACGGCGTCAACGGCTGGGACATCCCCTCGGCCGAGGGCGTCGACGACCCGTCGTACCGCGACGAGCTCGAGGCGACCGCGCTGTACGAGCTGCTCGAGAACGAGATCGGCCCCCGCTTCTACGACGTCGACGGCGACGACATCCCGCGCCGCTGGGTCGAGCAGTTGCGCCACACGCTCACCACGCTCGGCCCGAAGGTGCAGGCCACCCGCATGGTCCGCGACTACGTCGAGCAGCTCTACACCCCGGCCGCCGACTCCAGCCGCTCGCTGAACTCCGACTTCGACGGCGCCGTGTCGCTGGCCGACTGGAAGGAGCAGGTCCGCGCCGCCTGGCCGCTCGTCCGCGTCGACCACGTCGAGACCACCACCGTCGACACCTTCGAGCGCGGCCAGACGCTCCAGGTGCACGCCTTCGTCACCCTGGGCACGCTGACGCCGTCGGACGTTTCCGTCCAGGTCGTCCACGGCCCCGTCGACGACGGCGACAACCTGCGCGAGCCCGCCGTCACCCCGATGACCATGAGCGAGCGCCAGGACGACGGCGGTTACCGCTTCGACGGCGAAGTCCCGCTCGACCGCACCGGCGCCTTCGGCTACACCGTCCGCGTCGTGCCCAAGCACCCGCTCCTCTCGGACGACAGCGAGCTCGGCCTCGCCGCCCTCCCGGAGTGA
- a CDS encoding LVIVD repeat-containing protein: MIGHRWRRTAAGLAVTALVSSGLALGAIGTSAADDADLLRDSSAEECANAEALEGLGDNFEENCLTEAELAQITEAPAAASILEPGETAGSPNLSLVSTLPKVGPFTPANALNSDLAFQGKYAFAGNYNGFTIYDISNPRKPEQVTQVLCPGSQNDITVYGDLLFLSTDSRWTDESCSATNLPNISDTAGRDYWEGMKIFDISDVRNPRYIAAVETKCGSHTHTLVPAEESVYIYVSSYGPNVGLADCQPPHDKISIIDVPLDEPTAAAVVAEPVLFPDAANQGGNTAGCHDITAYPHLGLAAGACMGDGVVFDISDPVNPVILDQVRDPNFAFWHSATFNNDGTSIIFTDELGGGSGATCNPTTGPNRGANAIYTWDGDSLEFASYYKIPREQASTENCVAHNGSLIPVPGKDIFVQAWYQGGISVFDFTDPYNPTEFAWFDRGPWTGQSIAGAWSTYYYNGYIYSNEIQRGFDVFNLRDPRVAPAKGQRDDELNPQTQPVY; encoded by the coding sequence ATGATCGGACATCGTTGGAGAAGGACGGCGGCCGGCTTGGCCGTGACCGCCCTGGTGAGCAGCGGTCTGGCCCTCGGAGCGATCGGGACCTCCGCCGCGGACGACGCCGACCTGCTGCGTGACTCGTCGGCGGAGGAGTGCGCGAACGCCGAAGCCCTCGAGGGCCTGGGCGACAACTTCGAGGAGAACTGCCTCACCGAGGCCGAGTTGGCGCAGATCACCGAGGCGCCGGCTGCGGCGAGCATCCTGGAGCCGGGCGAGACGGCCGGCTCGCCCAACCTGAGCCTCGTGTCGACGCTGCCCAAGGTGGGTCCGTTCACGCCCGCCAACGCGCTCAACTCCGACCTGGCGTTCCAGGGCAAGTACGCCTTCGCGGGCAACTACAACGGGTTCACGATCTACGACATCTCGAACCCGCGTAAGCCCGAGCAGGTGACCCAGGTGCTCTGCCCGGGCTCGCAGAACGACATCACCGTCTACGGCGACCTGCTCTTCCTGTCCACCGACTCGCGCTGGACCGACGAGTCCTGCAGCGCGACGAACCTGCCCAACATCAGCGACACGGCAGGGCGGGACTACTGGGAGGGCATGAAGATCTTCGACATCAGCGACGTGCGCAACCCGCGCTACATCGCCGCGGTCGAGACCAAGTGCGGTTCGCACACGCACACCCTGGTGCCGGCCGAGGAGAGCGTGTACATCTACGTCTCTTCGTACGGGCCCAACGTGGGGCTGGCCGACTGCCAGCCGCCGCACGACAAGATCTCGATCATCGACGTCCCGCTCGACGAGCCGACGGCGGCGGCCGTCGTCGCCGAGCCGGTGCTCTTCCCCGACGCCGCCAACCAGGGCGGCAACACCGCCGGCTGCCACGACATCACCGCCTACCCGCACCTCGGCCTGGCGGCCGGCGCTTGCATGGGTGACGGCGTCGTCTTCGACATCAGCGACCCGGTGAATCCGGTGATCCTCGACCAGGTGCGCGACCCGAACTTCGCGTTCTGGCACTCGGCGACGTTCAACAACGACGGCACGTCGATCATCTTCACCGACGAGCTGGGCGGCGGCAGCGGCGCGACCTGCAACCCGACGACCGGTCCGAACCGCGGCGCCAACGCCATCTACACGTGGGACGGCGACTCGCTGGAGTTCGCGTCGTACTACAAGATCCCGCGCGAGCAGGCGAGCACGGAGAACTGCGTGGCGCACAACGGCTCGCTGATCCCGGTGCCGGGCAAGGACATCTTCGTCCAGGCGTGGTACCAGGGCGGCATCTCGGTGTTCGACTTCACCGACCCCTACAACCCGACGGAGTTCGCCTGGTTCGACCGGGGTCCGTGGACCGGTCAGTCGATCGCCGGCGCGTGGTCGACGTACTACTACAACGGCTACATCTACTCCAACGAGATCCAGCGCGGCTTCGATGTCTTCAACCTGCGTGATCCGAGGGTCGCGCCGGCCAAGGGCCAGCGCGACGACGAGCTGAACCCGCAGACGCAACCCGTCTACTGA
- a CDS encoding DUF305 domain-containing protein, with protein MPRVTIGTAAAAAVAALLALAGCGGDSGTGRGVPASTTTATSDTRVIEPGRPGETATVIEPGEDIEIVEGGYNETDVRFVEQMIPHHRQALAMAELAQERAQDERVILVADRIAAGQGPEITALEAWLTDRDLPVPPADTEHDHGLPGMITPLQLEQLGNTEGAEFDELFLTYMSQHHAGAIEMADAALTGGMDQPALELATDVSVTQGIEIDRMSELLDSL; from the coding sequence ATGCCCCGCGTGACCATCGGCACGGCGGCGGCCGCAGCGGTCGCCGCCCTGCTCGCACTGGCCGGCTGCGGTGGCGACAGCGGCACCGGCCGCGGCGTCCCGGCCAGCACGACGACGGCCACCTCGGACACCCGCGTCATCGAGCCCGGCCGGCCGGGCGAGACGGCGACCGTCATCGAGCCCGGCGAGGACATCGAGATCGTCGAGGGCGGCTACAACGAGACCGACGTCCGGTTCGTGGAGCAGATGATCCCGCACCATCGGCAGGCGCTGGCGATGGCCGAACTGGCCCAGGAGCGTGCCCAGGACGAGCGGGTCATCCTGGTGGCGGACCGCATCGCGGCCGGGCAGGGCCCGGAGATCACCGCGCTCGAGGCCTGGCTCACCGACCGCGACCTGCCCGTGCCGCCGGCCGACACCGAGCACGACCACGGCCTGCCCGGCATGATCACGCCGCTGCAGCTGGAGCAGCTCGGCAACACCGAGGGCGCCGAGTTCGACGAGCTGTTCCTCACCTACATGAGCCAGCACCACGCCGGCGCGATCGAGATGGCCGACGCCGCACTGACCGGCGGCATGGACCAGCCGGCGCTCGAGCTCGCCACCGATGTGAGCGTCACGCAGGGCATCGAGATCGACCGCATGAGCGAGCTCCTCGACAGCCTCTGA
- the treS gene encoding maltose alpha-D-glucosyltransferase codes for MSEIRPPDVQAERQGWVLPARGTDPEWFKRAVFYEVLVRSFYDSQGDGIGDLEGLTRKLDYLQWLGVDCLWLPPFFPSPLRDGGYDVAAYMDVAPEFGTLENFSQFVAAAHSRGMRVMTDLVMNHTSDQHPWFQASREDPDGPYGDFYVWADDDTGYPDVRIIFGDTEASNWTYDPVRRQYFWHRFFGHQPDLNFDNPAVHEAMLDVVRFWLRLGVDGFRLDAVTYLYEKEGTNGESLPETHAFLKKVRKVMDDEFPDTVLLCEANQWPSEVVEYFGDPGVGGDECHMAFNFPVMPRIFMAVRRESRYPISEIMAQTPQIPSGCQWGVFLRNHDELTLEMVTDEERDYMWSEYAKDPRMKANLGIRRRLAPLLENDVNQIKLFNALLLSLPGSPVLYYGDEIGMGDNIWLGDRDSVRTPMQWTPDRNAGFSTADPGRLDLPVVMDAVYGYQVTNVEAQLANKSSLLHWTQRMIEVRKQNPAFGLGDFVDLGGSNPTVLTYVRTFGDDIVLCVNNLSRFPQPVELDLRRYEGMQPVELLGSVRFPAIGELPYLLTLGSHGFYWFRLARLPEESMP; via the coding sequence ATGAGCGAGATCCGGCCGCCGGACGTCCAGGCCGAGCGGCAGGGCTGGGTGCTGCCCGCCCGGGGCACCGACCCCGAGTGGTTCAAGCGCGCCGTCTTCTACGAGGTCCTGGTGCGGTCGTTCTACGACTCCCAGGGCGACGGTATCGGCGACCTCGAGGGCCTCACCCGCAAGCTGGACTACCTGCAGTGGCTGGGCGTCGACTGCCTGTGGCTGCCGCCGTTCTTCCCGTCACCGCTGCGCGACGGCGGCTACGACGTGGCCGCCTACATGGACGTCGCGCCCGAGTTCGGCACGCTCGAGAACTTCTCGCAGTTCGTGGCCGCCGCGCACAGCCGCGGCATGCGGGTCATGACCGACCTCGTGATGAACCACACCAGCGACCAGCACCCGTGGTTCCAGGCCTCCCGCGAGGATCCGGACGGCCCCTACGGCGACTTCTACGTCTGGGCCGACGACGACACCGGCTACCCCGACGTCCGCATCATCTTCGGCGACACCGAGGCGTCGAACTGGACGTACGACCCGGTGCGCCGGCAGTACTTCTGGCACCGGTTCTTCGGTCACCAGCCCGACCTCAACTTCGACAACCCGGCCGTGCACGAGGCGATGCTCGACGTCGTCCGGTTCTGGCTGCGGCTGGGGGTCGACGGGTTCCGGCTCGACGCCGTCACGTACCTCTACGAGAAGGAGGGCACGAACGGCGAGAGCCTGCCCGAGACGCACGCCTTCCTGAAGAAGGTGCGCAAGGTGATGGACGACGAGTTCCCCGACACCGTGCTGCTGTGCGAGGCCAACCAGTGGCCCAGCGAGGTGGTCGAGTACTTCGGCGACCCCGGCGTCGGCGGCGACGAGTGCCACATGGCGTTCAACTTCCCCGTCATGCCGCGCATCTTCATGGCGGTGCGGCGCGAGTCGCGCTACCCGATCAGCGAGATCATGGCGCAGACGCCGCAGATCCCGTCCGGCTGCCAGTGGGGCGTGTTCCTGCGCAACCACGACGAGCTGACGCTCGAGATGGTCACCGACGAAGAGCGCGACTACATGTGGTCCGAGTACGCCAAGGACCCGCGCATGAAGGCCAACCTGGGCATCCGCCGGCGGCTGGCGCCGTTGCTCGAGAACGACGTCAACCAGATCAAGCTGTTCAACGCGCTGCTGCTGTCGCTGCCCGGCTCGCCGGTCCTGTACTACGGCGACGAGATCGGCATGGGCGACAACATCTGGCTGGGCGACCGCGACTCCGTCCGCACCCCGATGCAGTGGACGCCCGACCGCAACGCCGGATTCTCCACCGCCGACCCCGGCCGGCTGGACCTCCCGGTCGTCATGGACGCCGTCTACGGCTACCAGGTCACCAACGTCGAGGCGCAGCTGGCGAACAAGTCGTCGCTGCTGCACTGGACCCAGCGGATGATCGAGGTGCGCAAGCAGAACCCGGCGTTCGGGCTGGGCGACTTCGTCGACCTCGGCGGGTCCAACCCGACGGTGCTCACGTACGTGCGCACGTTCGGCGACGACATCGTGCTGTGCGTCAACAACCTGTCCCGCTTCCCGCAGCCGGTCGAGCTGGACCTGCGCCGGTACGAGGGCATGCAGCCGGTCGAGCTGCTCGGCAGCGTGCGGTTCCCCGCCATCGGCGAGCTGCCGTACCTGCTGACGCTCGGCTCGCACGGCTTCTACTGGTTCCGGCTGGCCAGGCTGCCGGAGGAGTCGATGCCGTGA